The Sphingomonas alpina genome has a segment encoding these proteins:
- a CDS encoding transglycosylase domain-containing protein encodes MRPYPFDPATAPSGNRTAGTPVRGNRSPLELSDGLPPPDGYGGQDPGGEGYSSNLPVPYRRSRWRWPVRILGGGIILFVLAVIWLAITAPLSKSLEPLTPPSITLLAEDGTPIARRGAIIGTPVDASKLPANVTNAFLAIEDRRFKSHWGVDPRGIARAFWHNMTSDGRSQGGSTITQQLAKNAFLDSDRTAARKIREVMIAFWLEAWLSKNEILSRYLSNVYFGDNVYGLRAAAKHYFSRAPEDLSIGQAAMLAGLVKAPSRLAPTVNLKGARDRQKLVVGAMVDGGFLDKAIAADVSPARLSMSTTKQLPDGTYFADWVLPEARDRAGEIATETTVKTTLDRRLQKAAERAVRSAGLKQAQVALVAMRPDGRVVAMVGGKSYADSPFNRAVQARRQPGSAFKLFVYLAALRSGLTPDSKIEDEPVTIADWSPKNSDGRYEGEITLRRAFAKSSNVAAARLIQQVGVKNVIRAARDLGISTPIANEATIALGTSTVSLLELTSAYAAVAAQNYPVRASGLEPNGDRSWLESLTQGGHPLTGDLREQMLDLLSASAETGTGRQAALSVKTYGKTGTTQDNRDALFVGFAGDLVVGVWVGNDDNKPNAGLSGGGIPARIWRDFMMRAIGVGPAVAPVTEAADNELDPDAENSIGLEGIDVPLEGEIEGLGLNLRVGPDGSIEINRSNRDRGDRPRREDRAPRGDDPPPDEPPLDPR; translated from the coding sequence ATGCGCCCCTATCCCTTCGATCCGGCCACCGCGCCGTCCGGCAATCGCACCGCCGGCACGCCCGTGCGCGGGAACCGGTCGCCGCTCGAACTGTCCGACGGCCTGCCGCCGCCGGACGGCTATGGTGGCCAGGATCCGGGTGGCGAGGGCTATAGTTCGAACCTGCCGGTACCGTATCGGCGCTCGCGCTGGCGCTGGCCGGTGCGCATCCTGGGCGGCGGGATCATCCTGTTCGTGCTGGCGGTGATCTGGCTCGCCATCACCGCGCCCTTGTCCAAATCGCTTGAGCCGCTGACTCCGCCGAGCATCACGCTGCTGGCGGAGGACGGCACGCCGATCGCGCGGCGCGGGGCAATCATCGGCACGCCGGTCGATGCGTCGAAACTGCCTGCCAATGTCACCAACGCGTTCCTGGCGATCGAGGACCGGCGCTTCAAATCGCATTGGGGCGTCGATCCGCGCGGCATTGCGCGCGCCTTCTGGCACAACATGACGAGCGACGGCCGCAGCCAGGGCGGCAGCACCATCACGCAGCAGCTCGCCAAGAACGCGTTTCTCGATTCGGACCGCACCGCGGCGCGCAAGATCCGCGAAGTGATGATCGCCTTCTGGCTCGAGGCGTGGCTGTCGAAGAACGAGATCCTCTCGCGCTATCTGTCGAACGTCTATTTCGGCGACAATGTGTACGGCCTGCGCGCTGCCGCGAAACATTATTTCAGCCGCGCGCCGGAGGATCTGTCGATCGGCCAGGCGGCAATGCTTGCCGGGCTGGTCAAGGCGCCGTCGCGCCTCGCTCCGACAGTCAATCTCAAGGGCGCGCGCGACCGGCAGAAGCTGGTCGTCGGGGCGATGGTCGATGGCGGTTTTCTCGACAAGGCGATTGCCGCCGATGTGTCGCCGGCACGACTGTCGATGAGCACGACCAAGCAGCTGCCCGACGGCACCTATTTCGCCGACTGGGTGCTGCCCGAGGCACGCGACCGCGCCGGCGAGATCGCCACCGAAACCACGGTCAAGACGACGCTCGACCGGCGGCTGCAAAAGGCGGCCGAACGCGCGGTGCGCAGCGCCGGCCTGAAGCAGGCGCAGGTCGCGCTGGTCGCGATGCGGCCCGATGGCCGGGTGGTCGCGATGGTCGGCGGCAAATCCTATGCCGACAGCCCGTTCAACCGCGCGGTGCAGGCGCGGCGTCAACCCGGGTCCGCGTTCAAATTGTTCGTCTATCTCGCCGCGTTGCGCAGCGGCCTGACCCCGGATTCGAAGATCGAGGATGAGCCGGTGACGATCGCCGACTGGTCGCCCAAGAACAGCGATGGCCGGTACGAGGGCGAGATCACGCTGCGCCGCGCCTTTGCGAAATCGAGCAACGTCGCCGCTGCCCGGCTGATCCAGCAGGTCGGCGTGAAGAATGTCATTCGCGCCGCGCGCGACCTGGGCATCTCGACCCCGATCGCCAATGAGGCGACGATCGCGCTTGGCACCTCGACCGTGTCGCTGCTCGAACTGACCTCGGCCTATGCCGCGGTCGCGGCGCAGAATTATCCGGTTCGCGCCAGCGGGCTCGAACCGAATGGCGATCGCAGCTGGCTGGAGAGCCTGACTCAGGGCGGTCATCCGCTGACCGGCGACCTGCGCGAACAGATGCTCGATCTGCTTTCCGCCTCGGCCGAAACGGGTACCGGGCGGCAGGCGGCGCTGTCGGTCAAGACCTATGGCAAGACCGGCACGACGCAGGACAATCGCGACGCGCTGTTCGTCGGGTTCGCCGGCGACCTGGTGGTCGGTGTGTGGGTCGGAAACGACGACAACAAGCCCAATGCCGGCCTGTCGGGCGGTGGCATCCCGGCACGGATCTGGCGCGACTTCATGATGCGCGCAATCGGCGTCGGTCCGGCCGTTGCGCCGGTGACGGAAGCGGCGGACAATGAGCTCGACCCCGATGCGGAGAATTCGATCGGCCTGGAAGGGATCGATGTCCCGCTGGAAGGCGAGATCGAAGGGCTTGGTCTCAACCTGCGCGTCGGTCCCGACGGCAGCATCGAGATCAACCGCTCGAACCGCGATCGCGGCGATCGCCCGCGCCGCGAGGACCGCGCGCCGCGTGGCGACGATCCGCCACCCGACGAACCGCCGCTCGATCCGCGCTAG
- a CDS encoding LacI family DNA-binding transcriptional regulator: protein MRATIKDVSREAGVSIKTVSRVLNNERYVGAATRARVQEAVTLLNFRPSTAARSLAGRRSFQIALICDNPSPYYVYEMQSGIRDRCEADGVRMIAQPYDRNSVTLLDDVESLVDATNVDGLILTPPVTDYPAVLDLLARRGVRFVRISPGGDVDLTSSTFIDNEGAARMMTEHLIGLGHRRIGFIAGHPSYATSAQRRNGYLEALQTAGIAADPALTVEGSYDFASGAAAAEMLLSLDVPPSAIFASSDDMAAGALTVAHRRGISVPGQLSVAGFDDTALAGFVWPPLTTIRQPTRQMAYQAADLLLAGEDAPVERREIGFELVVRDSTGPAEK, encoded by the coding sequence GTGCGTGCGACCATCAAGGACGTATCCCGCGAAGCGGGGGTCTCGATCAAGACGGTATCGCGCGTCCTCAATAATGAGCGCTATGTCGGCGCGGCGACGCGCGCGCGCGTACAGGAAGCGGTCACGCTGCTCAATTTCCGCCCCAGCACCGCCGCGCGCTCGCTCGCCGGGCGCCGCAGCTTCCAGATCGCGCTGATCTGCGACAATCCCAGCCCCTATTATGTCTATGAAATGCAGTCGGGAATCCGTGACCGCTGCGAGGCGGACGGCGTGCGGATGATCGCCCAGCCCTATGACCGCAACTCCGTTACCTTGCTCGACGATGTCGAGAGCCTGGTCGATGCAACCAATGTGGATGGATTGATCCTGACGCCGCCGGTGACCGACTATCCGGCGGTGCTCGACCTGCTTGCGCGGCGCGGGGTGCGTTTCGTGCGCATTTCACCCGGCGGCGATGTCGACCTGACCTCGTCGACCTTTATCGACAATGAGGGTGCGGCACGGATGATGACCGAGCATCTGATCGGGCTCGGCCATCGCCGCATCGGTTTCATCGCCGGCCATCCTAGCTATGCGACCAGCGCGCAGCGGCGGAACGGTTATCTTGAGGCCCTGCAGACCGCAGGTATCGCAGCCGACCCGGCGCTGACGGTCGAGGGCAGCTACGACTTCGCCTCCGGCGCTGCTGCCGCCGAGATGCTGCTGTCGCTGGATGTGCCGCCAAGCGCGATCTTCGCGTCGAGCGACGATATGGCGGCCGGCGCGCTGACCGTCGCACACCGCCGTGGAATCAGCGTCCCCGGCCAGCTGTCGGTCGCCGGGTTCGACGATACCGCGCTGGCGGGTTTCGTCTGGCCGCCTTTGACCACGATCCGCCAGCCGACCCGGCAAATGGCCTATCAGGCGGCGGACCTGCTGCTTGCGGGCGAGGATGCGCCGGTCGAACGGCGCGAGATCGGGTTCGAGCTGGTGGTGCGCGATTCGACCGGGCCGGCCGAGAAATAG
- a CDS encoding YeiH family protein codes for MATRQPRPLPMAADLYGDIEPSPKSSWQGYLPGLAIVAAGTLAAAFLSDHYGAPLTLMALLIGLALNFLSADTRLTPGLAFASRSLLRWGIVLVGVRITFGQIVALGPVALLCVLAIVALTIGAGILAARRFGFDTAFGTLAGGAVAICGASAAMALATTLGEKRTSQAQLTMVLVGISALSALAMVLYPIAAHALAMSDLKAGFMLGAAIHDVAQALGAGYSYSKDAGDIAAIVKLTRVALLAPVLAIVALFLRGDASRAKGPGIPWFVVGFFVLAGINSFGVIPAVTAKGAEQIAAGLLAAAVTATAIRSPLSQLLEAGPKPLFVILAATLVAFLLALGAALMFVG; via the coding sequence ATGGCGACGAGACAACCAAGACCCCTGCCGATGGCGGCGGATCTCTATGGCGATATCGAGCCGTCGCCCAAGTCGAGTTGGCAGGGCTATCTGCCCGGCCTGGCGATCGTTGCGGCGGGAACGCTCGCGGCAGCCTTCCTGTCGGATCATTATGGCGCGCCGCTGACCCTGATGGCGCTGCTCATCGGGCTCGCGCTCAATTTCCTCAGCGCCGATACGCGCCTCACCCCCGGGCTCGCCTTCGCCTCGCGCTCGCTGCTGCGCTGGGGCATCGTGCTGGTCGGCGTGCGCATCACCTTCGGGCAGATCGTCGCGCTCGGGCCGGTCGCCCTGCTGTGCGTGCTGGCGATCGTCGCGCTGACCATCGGTGCCGGCATCCTCGCGGCGCGGCGCTTCGGCTTCGACACCGCTTTCGGTACGCTTGCCGGGGGTGCGGTGGCGATTTGCGGTGCATCGGCGGCGATGGCTTTGGCCACCACGCTGGGCGAGAAGCGCACCAGCCAGGCGCAGCTGACCATGGTGCTGGTCGGCATCTCGGCGCTCAGCGCGCTGGCGATGGTGCTCTACCCGATCGCCGCGCACGCGCTGGCGATGAGCGACCTCAAGGCCGGCTTCATGCTTGGTGCGGCGATCCATGACGTCGCCCAGGCGCTGGGTGCGGGCTATTCCTATTCCAAGGATGCGGGCGATATCGCCGCGATCGTGAAGCTGACTCGCGTCGCGCTGCTCGCGCCGGTGCTGGCGATCGTTGCCCTGTTCCTGCGCGGCGATGCGTCGCGGGCGAAGGGGCCGGGAATACCCTGGTTCGTTGTCGGCTTTTTCGTGCTGGCCGGGATCAATTCATTCGGGGTGATCCCGGCGGTGACGGCGAAAGGCGCGGAACAGATCGCCGCCGGCCTGCTTGCCGCGGCGGTGACGGCGACCGCGATCCGCTCGCCTCTGTCGCAATTGCTTGAGGCTGGGCCGAAGCCGTTGTTCGTGATCCTCGCGGCGACTTTGGTGGCATTCCTGCTTGCGCTGGGTGCAGCGCTGATGTTCGTCGGGTGA